A genomic stretch from Podospora pseudoanserina strain CBS 124.78 chromosome 3, whole genome shotgun sequence includes:
- a CDS encoding hypothetical protein (EggNog:ENOG503Q4UW), protein MPITLPRSRMEEVTVPAMEKLAPVHRPLRKETDTPDIHGNRRLARHGLGAANRWGITPDQLVKADWGWTRWRWLPHPAPVAPYSVSHQLRILKPPKAGISSSFRTWGRSTNSFMDVLSKSREGDANVTQTKNSRYLSHYDTSFVPGWARDLESDVQITRDRFNEVITRLREEKEVGKDGRPTSSRVLNNWLNTARRVQAPGTGNTVVSGTTSSTSPGMRTTPVPGRQHHQPRTPLDQTDPDPSNPEQYESSTTLVESPNVELPLQLVLRAIRNELVLIKDAYQNLNDKFTKYHRLATQGGHQRGQESESEGSTEEPQAPKPPGQALGPTTPTVTSQTDQILPPLAQSMTWRNKHLELQKAKCEQQAKRQQRVIDYLLDRVKALSREKSPNEISSILPNNSADTSMTTAASPLQTASQANTGAPGTQPLTGQPGGSAAIGKMVEEKMRQFLGIAATTAQAQDANIASTGQVQASHTAPTSVHVDTAAGSTATSTNTPPQGTAAQDPDITQALAILAQALSTTAIQVPVTGTAPNDTASAGTIAAAQDPNRTRALAIIRNALAATGTGAPPTATATTTQTVSTGADAPTHAVVNAATNTEDPKTPPPTTERVIVRGQEQIHALFRSLRLQTRQFSYSAAFQLDSPMLFETDVQKKNREKPFCPPELWERLNRDQRANRICQLIFMWLWRQILRPGVESFGVKPMTAELESSERGSQEEIATPFQRLSRAIAPLGDKIFRTLSPVIQFEFARNEHLVRRRIWKLCHDAALLKMMFREGPGKQMRVEVPGAHGDQTAENKWMERGFDDLTHALPFQHWVRVIDLEKSTGKRTISCVPFGALTMVEDGKKVVLERAWIVGNANEGSGLFVLQRKSPEEVERTGPGTEHEEPNESDSGETEDRDVTEDACETEHTGDKEMTGETAKLVETETISEGPKPDERQKPTNITQQSEVIVISSEDADGDESESESEHDDLIRDPTWRPTGSTGQSQSGEHYKRPVIQLIPQDTILDALRRLPPSTLTATDVPPQPTSTTSTDPVPTTSSAAIPWTSSTAPGRDADVDGQNKKKKRKRPRMESDPDWIPGQTDGETEPSTRRR, encoded by the coding sequence ATGCCGATCACTTTGCCAAGAAGCCgcatggaggaggtgactGTTCCGGCGATGGAAAAGCTGGCTCCTGTTCACCGTCCACTCCGTAAGGAGACTGACACCCCCGATATTCATGGGAATCGACGGCTCGCTCGGCATGGCCTTGGGGCGGCGAATAGATGGGGTATAACCCCCGACCAGCTAGTCAAAGCCGACTGGGGATGGAcgcgatggcgatggcttccTCATCCTGCCCCCGTGGCACCCTATTCCGTTAGTCACCAGCTCCGGATCCTGAAGCCGCCCAAGGCAGGGATCAGCTCAAGTTTCCGCACCTGGGGGAGATCTACCAACTCTTTTATGGATGTACTATCAAAATCTAGAGAGGGGGATGCAAATGTGACCCAGACGAAGAACTCAAGATATTTAAGCCATTACGACACGTCCTTTGTGCCAGGTTGGGCAAGGGATTTGGAAAGCGACGTTCAAATAACGAGAGATAGATTCAATGAGGTGATCACCAGGCTGcgtgaagagaaagaagttGGAAAAGACGGGaggccaacatcatcaagagTCCTCAACAACTGGTTAAACACGGCGCGCAGGGTACAGGCACCTGGGACTGGAAACACAGTGGTCTCAGGGACAacgtcatcaacatcacctgGAATGAGAACGACACCGGTACCAGGGaggcaacatcaccaacctaGGACCCCCTTGGATCAAACAGACCCAGACCCATCGAACCCTGAGCAATATGAGTCGAGTACAACACTTGTTGAATCGCCTAATGTGGAGCTGCCGTTGCAACTGGTGCTTCGAGCTATAAGAAATGAGCTTGTACTCATCAAGGATGCCTATCAGAATTTGAATGACAAATTCACAAAGTACCACAGATTGGCAACTCAGGGTGGACATCAGCGAGGCCAGGAATCCGAGAGTGAGGGATCTACCGAGGAACCTCAGGCTCCTAAACCGCCTGGTCAGGCATTGgggccaacaacaccaacagtAACAAGCCAAACAGACCAAATCCTACCACCATTGGCGCAGTCGATGACGTGGAGGAACAAACACCTAGAACTACAGAAGGCTAAGTGTGAACAACAAGCAAAGCGACAACAACGAGTAATTGACTACTTACTTGACCGAGTAAAAGCACTAAGTAGAGAAAAGAGTCCCAATGAAATCAGCAGCATACTACCCAACAACTCGGCCGACACCAGCATGACCACGGCTGCGTCTCCGCTTCAGACAGCCAGTCAAGCCAACACAGGTGCTCCTGGCACACAACCTTTGACTGGTCAACCAGGAGGAAGTGCTGCAATTGGTAAAATGGTGGAGGAAAAGATGCGGCAGTTTCTCGGCATAGCTGCCACCACAGCTCAAGCTCAGGATGCAAACATTGCCTCAACGGGTCAGGTCCAAGCTTCACATACTGCCCCGACAAGCGTGCATGTAGATACTGCTGCCGGGAGCACCGCCACTAGCACCAATACGCCTCCCCAAGGAACTGCAGCCCAAGATCCAGACATTACACAAGCACTCGCCATCCTTGCACaggccctctccaccactgCTATCCAGGTACCTGTCACTGGAACCGCTCCTAATGACACAGCCTCCGCCGGAACCATCGCCGCTGCCCAAGATCCAAACAGAACCCGGGCTCTTGCTATCATCAGAAATGCCCTTGCTGCCACTGGTACTGGCGCACCtcccacagcaacagcaaccaccacgcAGACCGTGTCCACCGGCGCCGACGCACCTACCCACGCAGTAGTAAACGCAGCAACCAACACTGAAGATCCAAAGACACCGCCTCCTACCACCGAAAGGGTCATCGTCAGGGGTCAAGAGCAAATCCACGCCCTCTTCCGCTCTCTGAGGCTTCAAACCAGGCAGTTCAGCTACAGCGCCGCCTTCCAGCTCGACAGCCCCATGTTGTTCGAGACAGACGTccaaaagaagaacaggGAGAAGCCGTTTTGTCCACCTGAGCTTTGGGAAAGGCTGAACCGCGATCAGAGAGCCAATCGGATATGCCAGTTGATTTTCATGTGGCTGTGGCGCCAGATACTCCGACCGGGTGTGGAGAGTTTTGGTGTGAAGCCTATGACTGCTGAGCTAGAGAGTTCAGAGAGGGGGTCACAGGAGGAAATAGCGACCCCTTTTCAGAGGTTGAGTCGAGCCATCGCCCCGCTTGGGGATAAGATCTTTCGGACGCTGAGTCCGGTGATTCAGTTCGAGTTTGCTCGAAACGAACACCTTGTTCGGAGGCGGATTTGGAAGTTGTGCCATGATGCTGCgctgttgaagatgatgttcAGGGAGGGGCCTGGGAAGCAGATGAGGGTTGAGGTACCGGGGGCCCATGGGGACCAGACGGCTGAAAACAAATGGATGGAGCGGGGATTTGACGACTTGACCCATGCTCTTCCCTTCCAGCACTGGGTTCGTGTTATAGACCTGGAGAAGTCCACGGGGAAGAGGACAATCTCGTGTGTTCCGTTTGGAGCGCTGACGATGGTGGAAGATGGGAAGAAGGTAGTTTTGGAAAGGGCTTGGATAGTTGGAAATGCTAATGAAGGTTCTGGCCTGTTCGTGCTGCAACGGAAGAGTCCTGAAGAAGTAGAAAGAACAGGTCCAGGAACCGAGCACGAAGAGCCAAACGAATCAGATAGCGGCGAGACAGAAGACCGTGATGTGACAGAAGACGCTTGCGAGACAGAACACACTGGCGATAAGGAGATGACTGGCGAAACAGCAAAACTTGTCGAAACAGAAACAATTAGTGAAGGTCCGAAGCCTGATGAGCGGCAGAaacccaccaacatcacccaacAGTCCGAGGTCATTGTTATTTCAAGCGAGGAcgccgatggtgatgagtcCGAGTCGGAGTCAGAACACGATGACCTCATAAGGGACCCGACGTGGCGACCAACTGGCTCAACTGGCCAAAGCCAGTCGGGAGAACATTACAAGCGACCCGTTATACAGCTCATCCCACAAGACACCATCCTGGACGCTCTTCGTAGGCTGCCACCCTCAACTTTGACTGCAACTGATGTGCCACCACAgccaacttcaacaacgtCAACAGATCCTGTACCGACAACGTCATCAGCAGCGATACCCTGGACAAGCTCAACAGCCCCTGGTCGAGACGCAGACGTAGATGGccagaacaagaagaagaaaagaaaaaggccgaGGATGGAAAGCGACCCGGATTGGATCCCCGGTCAAACCGATGGGGAGACCGAGCCAAGTACTCGGAGAAGATGA
- a CDS encoding hypothetical protein (EggNog:ENOG503NZ3B; COG:S), which translates to MESRGSMEHTVRPFSITDRGPPLLAIDAAALGLALIATLLRCYVRIRLVRAFGVDDWLMAAAMVTFSAYCSFSIAGVTYGTGQHIEDLPPENNATAKKWWWCCYLAYSATMILSKLSIAYFLLRVTISRVHRWIIYFSAIITVASCATFFFVSLFQCYPVYHFWTKHMDPDGGTCIDMQVVIGLAYLFSAMSIMSDFTFALLPAWIVSHLNMRTRTKAALITLMGLGCLASAAVVVRLPYMHHIASEDFLYDTTDIAIWSTVEQCLAITAGCLATLQPLAKSIGYRLGLTTRPSLPLSNSAYKMAGGEISVRRSFTRRTETFSSCAVNLRGIPLEEGGLKLQPGISGYTAMCYNTSGAGSQEELRPSQVDRPEIGGSDPNLKEEEVIAVTVTVRAKEGSP; encoded by the exons ATGGAATCGAGAGGAAGCATGGAACACACGGTCAGGCCGTTCTCGATCACAGATCGCGGGCCTCCGCTGCTTGCCATTGATGCAGCTGCTCTGGGACTCGCCCTGATTGCCACGCTTTTACGATGTTATGTCCGCATACGACTCGTCCGCGCCTTTGGCGTTGACGACTGGCTGATGGCCGCAGCCATGGTCACCTTTTCGGCCTACTGTTCTTTTTCCATCGCCGGCGTCACCTACGGCACCGGGCAGCATATCGAGGATCTCCCTCCAGAAAACAATGCGACCGCCAAGAAG tggtggtggtgttgctatCTAGCCTACTCGGCCACCATGATCCTCTCCAAACTCTCCATCGCCTACTTCCTCTTGCGCGTCACCATCAGCCGAGTCCACCGCTGGATCATTTACTTTTCCGCCATCATTACCGTTGCCAGTTGCGCCACCTTCTTTTTCGTGTCACTCTTTCAGTGCTATCCAGTGTATCATTTCTGGACAAAGCACATGGACCCCGACGGCGGGACTTGCATCGACATGCAGGTTGTGATTGGCCTGGCCTACCTCTTCAGCGCCATGAGCATCATGTCGGACTTTACATTCGCTCTTTTACCAGCATGGATTGTGTCACATTTGAACATGCGGACACGGACAAAGGCTGCCTTGATCACCCTCATGGGATTGGGTTGTTT AGCCAGcgccgccgttgttgttCGCCTCCCCTATATGCACCACATTGCCAGCGAGGACTTTCTCTACGACACCACCGATATTGCCATTTGGTCCACCGTCGAGCAATGCCTGGCCATCACGGCTGGTTGCCTCGCCACACTGCAACCCCTGGCCAAGTCTATTGGCTACAGGCTGGGACTCACTACGCGTCCGAGCCTtcccctcagcaacagcgccTACAAAATGGCGGGGGGCGAGATCTCAGTGAGGAGGTCATTTACCAGAAGAACAGAGACCTTCTCGTCGTGCGCCGTCAACCTGCGAGGCATCCCactcgaggagggtggtctGAAGTTGCAGCCGGGAATCTCGGGGTATACCGCCATGTGTTATAACACGAGCGGTGCGGGCAGCCAAGAGGAACTGAGACCAAGTCAAGTCGACAGGCCGGAAATAGGGGGTTCGGACCCGAACctcaaggaagaggaggtaaTTGCTGTCACTGTAACGGTCAGGGCAAAGGAAGGGAGCCCATAA
- a CDS encoding hypothetical protein (EggNog:ENOG503PFGC; COG:S), translated as MSPHPGTKPTAQPTIPNTTMTTQSTTTPTALQIPEILSQIFLHLPPLDLITSTTRVSRLWHSLLETDPLLQRHLFFLPDPAWTTYPSFIPSPRKINPFFKTVFSLFFHPAFLGEMGVFYAARASQPHSNGNPQEGRLAHWSDEKRERMLRKGASWRRMGCWRGVHTRMGFMEREPSGGVVTVREQAYCFVKRDEGAGYGHVLTMGDFYDWIIEALGTVSKTLKTSGHNEDLNMMVWVMIWGQKLGGASYEKGVEAFSHCRRVILRNGDKILEDGQDEMTKDDAANRAERERRDAEHLHQERQGLTTMMDCYVGLEWRFRMLYMPRPDAVESRDSRVDIRKFMSADGRDGFRTVNALVPGLGRYHSAWVGEPSIGHLLVG; from the exons ATGTCCCCACATCCAGGCACCAAGCCAACAGCCCAGCCGACAA ttccaaacaccaccatgacaacacaatccaccaccacccctacCGCCCTCCAAATCCCCGAAATTCTCTCCCAAAtattcctccacctcccccctctcgaCCTCATCACAAGCACCACCCGCGTCTCCCGCCTCTGGcactccctcctcgaaactgaccccctcctccagcgccacctcttcttcctccccgacccCGCCTGGACCACCTACCCGTCCTTCATCCCCTCTCCACGAAAaatcaaccccttcttcaagaCTGTCTTTTCCCTGTTCTTTCACCCCGCCTTTCTGGGTGAGATGGGTGTCTTTTACGCCGCTCGGGCTTCACAGCCTCATTCGAATGGCAACCCACAAGAGGGAAGGCTGGCGCATTGGAGTGacgaaaagagagagaggatgcTGAGAAAGGGtgcgagctggaggaggatgggctgctggaggggggtgcACACCAGGATGGGGTTTATGGAGAGGGAACCGTCCGGGGGGGTGGTCACTGTGCGGGAACAGGCTTATTGCTTTGTGAAAAGGGACGAGGGGGCCGGGTATGGGCATGTCTTGACGATGGGGGACTTTTACGACTGGATTATCGAGGCGTTGGGCACCGTTTCAAAAACGTTGAAGACGAGTGGGCATAATGAGGATCTCAACATGATGGTGTGGGTTATGATCTGGGGGCAGAAGCTGGGCGGTGCAAGTTACGAGAAGGGTGTGGAGGCGTTTTCTCACTGCCGAAGGGTTATCTTGAGAAATGGTGACAAGATCTTGGAGGATGGGCAGGATGAGATGACAAAAGATGATGCCGCAAACCGAGCAGAGAGGGAGAGACGTGATGCGGAGCATCTACATCAAGAGCGCCAAGGTTTAACTACGATGATGGACTGTTATGTTGGGCTGGAATGGCGATTCCGGATGCTTTACATGCCACGACCAGACGCAGTGGAAAGCAGAGACAGTCGGGTGGATATCCGAAAGTTTATGAGCGCTGATGGACGTGATGGCTTCCGGACGGTGAACGCACTCGTTCCAGGCCTGGGTCGTTATCACTCCGCATGGGTTGGAGAACCCTCGATTGGCCATCTATTGGTGGGCTAA